From Leptospira venezuelensis, a single genomic window includes:
- a CDS encoding TauD/TfdA family dioxygenase has translation MSTISLTRTSGKKKALIKNANLEKKKTKNTKTSQEISKSLIKGLNLPIIYSPSSPEKADLKYLTDWIKKNHKEIQRDLLIYGAILFRGFNIGSSENFEKVALSLDSNLSEAYLGTSPRDKKTKFVHTASELPSAYPIMQHAEMSFLNKPPKKLFFYAKVAPSKNGETPITDLRTVLREMPSNISNKVEKHGIKYIRHYDGPGASRYSLWKTKPWNEMFKTIDKKKAEKEIKNQNFEHEWLPGNKLKLVNSQVGIRKHPIAGSKAWHNHSQTFHIDSPRLEYKYVFKRQKTLRGLGVYLILNFLTGIKKLFSKSEDLDVHATYGDGSEISNRDIKTIMNIFWKNIQIFSWQKDDILYIDNYSVSHGRLPFVGPREIQVAWTE, from the coding sequence ATGTCTACGATTAGTCTTACTCGAACTTCAGGGAAGAAAAAGGCTCTGATCAAAAATGCAAATTTAGAAAAAAAGAAAACGAAGAACACCAAAACTTCGCAAGAAATTTCCAAAAGCCTGATCAAAGGTCTGAATCTTCCTATCATATATTCTCCTTCTTCTCCGGAGAAAGCAGATCTAAAATATCTAACCGATTGGATCAAAAAAAATCATAAAGAAATACAAAGAGATCTATTGATCTACGGGGCAATTCTATTCAGAGGTTTTAATATAGGTTCTTCCGAAAATTTCGAAAAGGTGGCTTTGAGCCTGGATTCCAATCTTTCGGAAGCATATTTGGGAACTTCTCCCAGAGATAAAAAAACAAAATTTGTTCATACTGCAAGTGAACTTCCTTCTGCTTATCCGATCATGCAACATGCTGAGATGAGTTTCCTAAATAAACCTCCTAAAAAACTTTTCTTTTACGCAAAGGTGGCTCCATCCAAAAACGGAGAAACTCCTATCACTGATCTGAGAACTGTTTTACGAGAGATGCCTTCCAATATTTCTAACAAAGTAGAAAAGCATGGGATCAAGTATATTCGTCATTATGATGGTCCAGGTGCTTCTCGTTATAGTCTATGGAAAACTAAACCTTGGAATGAAATGTTTAAGACTATAGATAAAAAAAAAGCGGAGAAGGAGATAAAAAACCAAAATTTTGAACATGAATGGCTGCCTGGAAATAAATTAAAATTAGTTAATTCTCAAGTTGGTATCAGAAAGCATCCAATTGCAGGTTCAAAAGCTTGGCATAACCATAGCCAAACATTTCATATAGATTCTCCTAGATTAGAATATAAATATGTTTTCAAAAGGCAAAAAACTTTGAGAGGGCTTGGAGTCTATTTGATCCTGAACTTTTTGACTGGAATCAAAAAGTTATTCAGCAAATCAGAAGATTTAGATGTTCATGCAACATACGGAGATGGCTCAGAAATTTCTAATAGAGATATTAAAACGATCATGAACATATTCTGGAAGAATATTCAAATTTTCTCATGGCAGAAGGACGATATTCTATACATAGATAATTATTCAGTTTCTCATGGAAGACTTCCATTTGTCGGTCCGAGAGAGATCCAAGTTGCCTGGACAGAGTAA